The Clostridium chauvoei genome has a window encoding:
- a CDS encoding sialidase domain-containing protein, giving the protein MCKKKIMAIIMSSLFIANLSNTIIYADINDRAYINQYEQQRGSKPISEKLVPKSEITATATSSQPGEGADKAIDNNTSTLWHTPWGGVDIGSNPQSLTLNLGKTRNISSIHVTPRQQGNNGMIKEYKIYAGDKVMAEGTWKTDASTKYVIFNEPVSTDNIRIEAISTAGDTNNKYASIAEVEVYEASNSEIVKLVEASNKVINSGNGGSYEGNIDEVKTLEEGTAIIRFINKGSGIQSLFSISNNTRANEHFHVYLNGGTIGYELRKQSGNLSTGTVNKALNAGINTLAFRAEKNTGYSIYLNGEKILDKAVTSATFLSTLEGLNTLSLGKTDRASGSNEYNFTGEIDFFELYSQPLADRYLKEITGETTAKELPLPEGVLKTEPIDLFAPGELDSNNFRIPALYTTKNGNVLASIDVRKGGGHDSPNNIDTGIKRSIDGGVTWDEGKVILDYPGASSAIDTSMIQDEETGRIFLLVTHFAEGYGFPNSTTGSGYVEIEGQRYLKLLGANNSIYTVRENGIVYDSNGEATNYKVDEQNELYENETRVGNILLSNSPLKVMGTSFLSLIYSDDEGETWSDPIDLNKQVKSDWMRFLGTGPGRGHQIKTGNYAGRLVFPVYLTNSSGFQSSTVIYSDDNGATWNMGETATDGRLMSNGEKANAETITTSTSGGVGQLTECQVVEMPNGQLKMFMRNTGGNSSYVRIATSFDGGATWDDDVVRDENIREPYCQLSVINYSQKIDGKDALIFANPDAGNRSNGTVRIGLITENGNYDNGEPRYDIEWKYSKVVAPGTYAYSCLSEMPNGEIGLFYEGTGSQEMSFTRMNVDYLKSDLLQDAPAANIISYKTTSENYNPGDKINLNITFDQAVSLIGDRTLTLDIGGKDVTLTLVGKESGSEYSFEGTIPSDIKGGKYGITLKGKTGLKVVNIIDKVTNISEDKDTGLTIQIGQDVVEVDKSALQDVINTTTNLNKEDYTEESWRVYEDALNNGKLVLAKEDATQEEVNNAKTTLESAIDSLVKKENQEIEKRHLKIAIDYAEKLNQDGGLEGVVPVVVDKFHKELKEAKEVYENINATTEEVDLAFDELMKVIHMLEFKQGDKTELRNMIDKIEALDKNLYIPSTWTKLEGSLENSNKVLSNENTMEEEVKETFEELVRAYAEIRLKPNRDALNELIKDTESRDSSKYTEKTWKVVEVALLKAKEVSNNEEATAREVKEAEKELRGAVDKLIAKDNGNGGSSSGGGSSSNGASSNNTTTSGKNNTSIGKGKTLPRTGGVPAAAIGLFGVVTTAVGTIISKKKK; this is encoded by the coding sequence ATGTGTAAAAAGAAGATTATGGCTATTATAATGTCTAGCTTATTTATTGCAAACTTATCGAATACTATAATTTATGCTGATATCAATGATAGGGCATACATTAATCAGTATGAACAGCAACGTGGGTCTAAACCTATTTCAGAAAAGTTAGTTCCAAAATCGGAGATAACAGCAACAGCTACTTCATCACAACCAGGAGAAGGAGCTGATAAAGCAATAGACAATAATACATCAACTCTTTGGCATACACCGTGGGGAGGGGTAGATATAGGAAGTAATCCTCAAAGTTTAACATTAAACCTTGGGAAAACTAGGAATATTTCATCAATTCACGTAACACCAAGACAACAGGGGAATAACGGAATGATAAAAGAATACAAAATTTATGCGGGAGATAAAGTAATGGCAGAGGGAACTTGGAAGACAGATGCAAGTACTAAATATGTAATTTTTAATGAACCAGTATCAACGGATAATATAAGAATTGAAGCAATATCTACTGCAGGAGATACTAACAATAAGTATGCAAGTATAGCTGAAGTAGAAGTATATGAAGCATCAAATTCAGAAATAGTTAAATTAGTTGAAGCTAGCAATAAGGTTATTAATAGTGGAAATGGTGGAAGCTATGAAGGTAATATAGATGAAGTTAAAACTTTAGAAGAAGGAACTGCAATTATTAGATTTATTAATAAGGGAAGTGGAATACAAAGCTTATTTAGTATTAGTAATAATACTAGAGCAAATGAACATTTTCATGTTTATTTAAATGGTGGAACTATTGGGTATGAGTTAAGAAAGCAAAGTGGAAATTTATCTACAGGAACTGTAAATAAAGCATTAAATGCAGGTATAAATACTCTTGCATTTAGAGCAGAAAAAAATACAGGATATTCTATTTATTTAAATGGAGAAAAGATATTAGATAAAGCTGTTACTTCTGCTACATTCTTATCAACATTAGAAGGGTTAAATACTTTAAGTTTAGGAAAGACAGATAGAGCTTCTGGTAGTAATGAATATAATTTTACAGGAGAAATAGATTTCTTTGAGTTATATTCACAACCATTAGCAGATAGGTATTTGAAGGAAATAACAGGTGAAACTACAGCGAAAGAATTACCACTTCCAGAAGGTGTGTTAAAAACAGAACCTATCGATTTATTTGCACCAGGAGAATTAGATAGTAATAATTTTAGAATTCCAGCTTTATATACAACTAAAAATGGAAATGTTTTAGCATCTATAGATGTTAGAAAAGGTGGAGGTCATGATTCACCTAATAATATAGATACAGGAATAAAGAGAAGTATAGATGGTGGGGTAACTTGGGATGAAGGAAAAGTAATACTTGATTATCCAGGAGCATCATCAGCAATAGATACATCAATGATTCAAGATGAAGAAACAGGAAGAATATTCTTATTAGTTACTCATTTTGCAGAAGGATATGGATTCCCTAATTCTACAACAGGAAGTGGATATGTTGAAATAGAAGGACAAAGATACCTTAAGTTATTAGGAGCTAATAATTCTATTTATACAGTAAGAGAAAATGGAATTGTATATGATAGTAATGGGGAGGCTACAAACTATAAAGTAGATGAGCAAAATGAACTTTATGAAAATGAAACACGTGTAGGAAATATTTTATTAAGTAATTCTCCATTAAAAGTAATGGGAACATCCTTCTTATCATTAATTTATAGTGATGATGAAGGAGAAACTTGGAGTGATCCTATAGATTTAAATAAACAAGTGAAATCAGATTGGATGAGATTTTTAGGAACAGGACCAGGAAGAGGTCATCAAATTAAAACAGGAAACTATGCAGGAAGATTAGTATTTCCAGTGTATTTAACTAATTCATCAGGTTTCCAATCAAGTACAGTTATATATAGTGATGATAATGGTGCTACTTGGAATATGGGAGAAACAGCTACTGATGGTAGATTAATGAGTAATGGAGAAAAAGCTAATGCTGAAACAATAACAACATCTACAAGTGGAGGGGTAGGTCAGTTAACTGAGTGTCAAGTTGTTGAAATGCCAAATGGACAATTAAAAATGTTTATGAGAAACACTGGTGGAAATAGTAGTTATGTAAGAATAGCTACTAGCTTTGATGGGGGAGCTACTTGGGATGATGATGTAGTAAGAGATGAAAATATAAGAGAACCATATTGTCAACTAAGTGTTATTAATTACAGTCAAAAAATAGATGGAAAAGATGCATTAATATTTGCAAATCCTGATGCAGGAAATAGAAGTAATGGAACTGTTAGGATAGGTTTAATAACAGAAAATGGAAATTATGACAATGGTGAACCACGTTATGACATTGAGTGGAAATATAGTAAAGTAGTAGCTCCAGGAACTTATGCATATTCTTGTTTATCAGAAATGCCTAATGGAGAAATTGGATTATTTTATGAGGGTACAGGAAGTCAAGAAATGTCCTTTACTAGAATGAATGTGGATTATTTAAAATCTGATTTGCTACAAGATGCACCAGCAGCTAATATAATATCGTATAAAACAACTAGTGAAAATTATAATCCAGGAGATAAAATAAATTTAAATATAACTTTTGATCAAGCAGTATCTCTTATAGGAGATAGAACTTTAACTTTAGATATTGGAGGGAAAGATGTTACATTAACCTTAGTTGGTAAAGAAAGTGGTAGTGAATATTCCTTTGAAGGAACAATACCATCAGATATAAAAGGTGGTAAATATGGTATAACTCTAAAAGGAAAAACTGGATTAAAAGTAGTTAATATAATCGATAAAGTAACTAATATAAGTGAGGATAAAGATACAGGGTTAACTATACAAATTGGACAAGATGTAGTAGAGGTAGATAAAAGTGCTTTACAAGATGTAATAAATACTACAACTAATTTAAATAAAGAAGATTATACAGAAGAAAGCTGGAGGGTATATGAAGATGCTTTAAACAATGGTAAATTAGTTTTAGCAAAGGAAGATGCAACCCAAGAAGAAGTAAACAATGCTAAGACTACACTAGAAAGTGCAATAGATAGTCTAGTTAAAAAGGAAAATCAAGAAATAGAAAAAAGACATCTTAAAATAGCTATAGATTATGCTGAAAAATTAAATCAAGATGGTGGTCTTGAAGGTGTAGTACCTGTAGTTGTTGATAAATTCCATAAAGAATTAAAAGAAGCAAAAGAAGTTTATGAAAATATTAATGCTACAACTGAAGAAGTTGATTTAGCATTTGATGAACTAATGAAAGTAATTCATATGCTTGAATTTAAGCAAGGAGATAAAACTGAACTTAGAAATATGATAGATAAGATAGAAGCATTAGATAAAAATCTATATATACCATCAACTTGGACTAAATTAGAAGGTTCACTTGAAAATTCTAATAAAGTATTAAGTAATGAAAATACTATGGAGGAAGAGGTAAAAGAAACCTTTGAGGAATTAGTTAGAGCTTATGCGGAAATCAGATTAAAACCAAATAGAGATGCTTTAAATGAACTAATAAAAGATACTGAAAGTCGTGACTCAAGTAAATACACCGAAAAAACATGGAAGGTTGTAGAGGTTGCATTGTTAAAAGCTAAAGAAGTAAGTAACAATGAGGAAGCTACTGCAAGGGAAGTAAAAGAGGCTGAAAAAGAGTTACGAGGAGCTGTTGATAAACTTATAGCTAAAGATAATGGAAATGGAGGTTCATCAAGTGGTGGAGGATCATCAAGCAATGGAGCTTCATCAAACAATACTACTACATCAGGAAAGAATAATACAAGTATTGGAAAGGGTAAAACATTACCAAGAACAGGAGGAGTTCCAGCTGCTGCAATAGGATTATTCGGAGTAGTTACAACAGCAGTAGGTACTATAATTTCTAAAAAGAAAAAATAA
- the purD gene encoding phosphoribosylamine--glycine ligase, with translation MKLLLIGSGGREHALAWKLAKSEKVSKIFVSPGNGGTAILDKCENIDIIDINDLIVFAKENNIDLTIVGPEDPLTKGIVDLFKKEGLRIFGPDKNGAKLEGSKSYSKDFMKKYGVKTAEYEVFYDSDKALKYLENCSYPIVIKADGLAAGKGVCICETKKDAKDTIKSFMIDDVFSGAGNKVVIEEFLEGVEASILSITDGKTIIPFLSAKDHKQIFDGGKGPNTGGMGVLAPNPYVTDEVQKDFEENIMNRTLEGIKKEGFDFKGIIFFGLMINKKGTYLLEYNVRMGDPETQSVLYLMESDLLELIEAALDENLENQEVKWNAGTCVNVVLASKGYPGVFKKGYEINIKEEIKDKVFIAGAKLEDRVLKTNGGRVLSVIGLGETIEEARKEAYKNIESVEFIEKYYRNDIGLA, from the coding sequence ATGAAATTATTATTAATAGGATCTGGTGGAAGAGAACATGCTCTTGCGTGGAAGTTAGCTAAAAGTGAAAAGGTTAGTAAAATATTTGTCTCTCCTGGTAATGGTGGAACTGCAATTTTAGATAAATGTGAAAATATAGATATAATAGATATAAACGATTTAATAGTTTTTGCTAAAGAAAATAATATAGATTTAACAATTGTTGGGCCTGAAGATCCTCTAACTAAAGGAATAGTTGATTTGTTTAAAAAAGAAGGGCTTAGAATTTTTGGACCAGATAAAAACGGGGCAAAACTTGAAGGAAGTAAAAGTTATTCAAAGGATTTTATGAAAAAATACGGTGTTAAAACTGCTGAGTATGAAGTTTTTTATGATTCAGATAAAGCTTTAAAGTACCTTGAAAATTGCAGTTATCCAATAGTTATTAAAGCTGATGGATTAGCAGCTGGTAAGGGAGTTTGTATTTGTGAAACAAAAAAAGATGCAAAGGATACTATAAAATCCTTTATGATAGATGATGTATTTTCAGGAGCTGGAAACAAAGTTGTAATAGAAGAATTTCTTGAAGGGGTAGAGGCTTCGATATTATCAATAACAGATGGAAAAACAATAATACCATTTTTATCAGCAAAAGATCATAAGCAAATCTTTGATGGAGGAAAAGGTCCAAATACAGGGGGAATGGGAGTTTTAGCGCCAAATCCGTATGTTACAGATGAAGTTCAAAAAGATTTTGAAGAAAATATAATGAATAGAACCTTAGAGGGAATAAAAAAAGAAGGTTTTGATTTTAAAGGAATAATATTTTTTGGTCTTATGATAAATAAAAAAGGAACTTATCTTTTAGAATATAACGTTAGAATGGGAGATCCAGAAACTCAATCAGTACTATATTTAATGGAAAGTGACTTATTAGAATTAATAGAAGCAGCATTAGATGAAAATCTAGAAAATCAAGAAGTTAAATGGAACGCTGGAACCTGTGTTAATGTAGTATTAGCATCTAAAGGATATCCAGGAGTTTTTAAAAAAGGATATGAAATAAATATAAAAGAAGAAATAAAAGATAAAGTATTTATCGCTGGAGCAAAACTAGAAGATAGAGTACTTAAAACCAATGGAGGAAGAGTTTTATCTGTAATAGGTTTGGGTGAAACAATAGAAGAAGCAAGAAAAGAAGCATATAAAAACATAGAAAGTGTTGAATTTATAGAAAAGTATTATAGAAATGATATTGGGTTAGCTTAA
- the purH gene encoding bifunctional phosphoribosylaminoimidazolecarboxamide formyltransferase/IMP cyclohydrolase, which translates to MIKRALISVFDKEGILDFSNFLSGKGVEIISTGGTFKHLKENGVKVTEVNEVTNFPEMLDGRVKTLHPILHAGILAIRDNEEHMNTIKERNIEPIDMVIVNLYPFFKKVREDLSFDEKVEFIDIGGPTMLRAAAKNFKDVVVISDKDDYKLVMEEIQSLGEVTLKLRKKLAGKVFNLMSAYDAAISNFLLGDEEYPEYLSVSYKKMQNLRYGENPHQSAAYYGRTEVNGAMNSFEILNGKELSYNNIKDLDIAWKVACEFEETACCGLKHNTPCGVAIGETPFEVYTKAYNADPTSIFGGIVAINRKIDKATAEEMVKIFLEVVIAPEFDEDALEVLKTKKNLRVIKCNNAPKDEKFMVTVDGGMLVQEEDKKLVEEIKVVTEKAPTEEEMKDLIFGMKVVKYVKSNAIVTIKDGVAVGIGGGQVNRIWPTEDALRRGKGATILASDAFFPFRDVVDTCAKYGVKAIIQPGGSMRDQESIDACNEHDIAMVFTGIRHFKH; encoded by the coding sequence TTGATAAAGAAGGAATACTAGATTTTTCAAACTTTCTATCTGGCAAGGGAGTAGAAATAATCTCAACTGGAGGTACTTTTAAACATCTAAAAGAAAATGGAGTTAAGGTTACAGAAGTAAATGAGGTGACAAATTTTCCAGAAATGTTAGATGGAAGAGTTAAGACCCTGCATCCGATACTACATGCTGGAATACTAGCAATTAGAGATAATGAAGAACATATGAATACAATTAAAGAAAGAAATATAGAGCCTATAGATATGGTTATAGTTAATCTTTATCCATTTTTTAAGAAGGTTAGAGAAGACTTATCCTTTGATGAAAAAGTTGAGTTTATAGATATTGGTGGGCCTACAATGCTTAGAGCAGCAGCTAAAAACTTTAAAGATGTAGTGGTTATATCAGATAAAGACGATTATAAGTTAGTAATGGAAGAAATTCAATCATTAGGAGAAGTTACTTTAAAGCTTAGAAAAAAACTAGCAGGAAAAGTATTTAATTTAATGAGTGCCTATGATGCTGCAATTTCAAATTTCTTATTAGGAGATGAAGAATATCCAGAATATCTTTCAGTTTCATATAAGAAGATGCAAAACTTAAGATATGGAGAAAATCCACATCAGAGTGCTGCATATTATGGAAGAACAGAAGTAAATGGGGCAATGAATAGTTTTGAAATTTTAAATGGTAAAGAACTTTCTTATAATAATATAAAAGATTTAGATATAGCTTGGAAGGTAGCTTGTGAATTTGAAGAAACAGCTTGTTGTGGACTTAAACATAATACTCCTTGTGGAGTAGCAATAGGAGAAACTCCATTTGAAGTTTATACTAAGGCTTACAATGCAGATCCTACATCAATATTTGGTGGAATAGTTGCAATAAATAGAAAAATAGATAAGGCTACAGCAGAGGAAATGGTTAAAATATTCTTGGAGGTAGTAATAGCCCCAGAGTTTGATGAAGATGCTTTAGAAGTATTAAAAACTAAAAAGAATTTAAGAGTAATTAAATGCAATAATGCTCCTAAAGATGAAAAATTTATGGTAACAGTAGATGGTGGTATGCTAGTACAAGAGGAAGATAAGAAATTAGTTGAAGAAATAAAAGTAGTAACAGAAAAAGCACCAACAGAAGAAGAAATGAAAGATTTAATCTTTGGTATGAAGGTAGTAAAATATGTAAAATCTAATGCGATAGTTACAATAAAAGATGGAGTAGCAGTAGGAATAGGTGGAGGACAAGTTAATAGAATCTGGCCTACAGAAGATGCTTTAAGAAGAGGAAAAGGAGCTACAATTTTAGCTTCAGATGCATTCTTCCCATTTAGAGATGTAGTGGATACTTGTGCTAAATATGGAGTAAAAGCAATAATTCAACCAGGTGGTTCAATGAGAGATCAAGAATCAATAGATGCATGTAATGAACATGACATTGCAATGGTATTTACAGGAATAAGACATTTTAAACACTAA